Genomic DNA from uncultured Desulfuromusa sp.:
AAAAAATGATTGGTCTTGAAGGTTATGGCCTTGAGATTGTAGAACGGGTTTCCATTGAAGTACCTGCTCATAAGGAAAATCTCAGATATTTACAAACAAAGCAAAAAAGAATGGGACATCTGCTGGAAAATCTCTAGAGCCCTGAGGAGGTAATATGTCGAAAATTATTGAAGGAACGCTTGACGCGAAGAATTATCGTTTCGGAATTATTGTGAGCCGTTTTAATAGCTTTATTTCTGACCGGTTACTTGAGGGGACGATTGATACCTTGACTCGTCATGGCGCAGAGGAAAAACAGATGACTGTTGTCAAGGTTCCCGGCGCATTTGAACTTCCCTTAGTTGCCAAAAAAATGGCCGATTCAGGAAAATATGATGCATTAATTTGTCTGGGGGCCGTAATCCGTGGAGGAACGCCTCATTTTGAATATGTCAGTGCTGAAATGACAAAAGGTATTGCATCTGTATCTCTACAATCAGGCTTACCTGTCGCGTTTGGCGTTCTAACGACAGACTCTATCGAACAGGCGATTGAACGTGCAGGGACTAAAGCGGGGAATAAAGGTGTTGAGGCAGCAATGAGTGCTATTGAAATGGTGAATTTACTGGGAGCCGTATAACCGAATGTCTAATAATCGTCGTGTCGGTCGTGAATATGCGCTCAAGGTGCTGTTCGCGTTACAGCTTGATAAAGATCAGCCAAAAGCAAATGAATTGCTGAGCATTTTTTTTAAAAACTTTCACTTTGCTGATGATATATTAGGTGAGCCCTTAGACGCCGGAGAAATTTCGTTATCGACTGCAGCGCGTCTGTTCGCTGAGCAAATCGTTAATGGCGTTATTGAATTCCGTTCCGTTGTCGATAAAAAAATCGTCGATGTCGCAAAAAACTGGTCGTTGGAAAGAATGGCCCCAGTGGACTTGTCAATTTTAAGGATTGGAACCTATGAGCTGCTTTATCAGCCTGAAATTCCCACCCCTGTTGTGATCGATGAAGCTATTGAAATTTCCAAGCGCTATGGAACCAAAGATTCACCTTCGTTTATAAATGGTTTGCTTGATAAAATCGCAAAAGAAGCAAGAACAATAAACAGGTCGTAATCACCGACCGAATTGAGGTTTTTATGAGGACAATAAAAGTTGGTCTGTTAGGATTTGGTACGGTAGGAACTGGAGTTGTCAGGAATTTTCAGCGCAATGCCGAAACAATTGGAAAACGTCTTTGTTGCAACGTTGAGTTAGCTAAGATTGTTGACCGTGATGTGGCTGAAGATCGTGGCGTCCAGTTGGAAGAAGGGGTTCTAACTGCAGATGTAGAAGATGTTATCAGTAATCCTGAGATAGATATTGTTGTTGAGCTTTTCGGCGGCTATGAGCCCGCAAAAAGTTTTATTCTGAAAGCTATTGCCAACGGTAAGCATATCGTTACTGCCAATAAAGCGCTGATGGCGGTCCATGGTGAGGAAATTATTGCTGCGGCGAACCGGCAAGGTGTCTCTGTCATGTTTGAAGCCGCTGTTGGTGGTGGGATTCCGATTATTTCAGCAATTAAAGAAAATCTTTGTAGTAATGAGTTCAGCTCCATTCTTGGTATTTTGAATGGAACTTGTAATTTTATTCTGACAAAAATGACGGAATCAGGTGGTGATTTTGCTCCAGAGCTACAGAAGGCCCAGGATTTAGGTTACGCAGAGGCTGATCCGACTTTTGATATCGAAGGGGTCGATACGGCTCACAAAATAGCTCTGTTGTCGGCCCTTTGTTTTGGAACGACTGTTGATTTTGATCAGGTCTATACCGAAGGCATCAGTAATATTGCCGCGATTGACATTCAGTTTGCGACGCAAATGGGGTACAAGATCAAGCTATTGGCCATTGGTAAAAACTATGGCGATCAAATTGAGGTGCGGGTTCACCCGACGATGATTCCTAAATCTTATCAGCTTGCTGAAGTCAATGGTGTTTTTAATGCCGTTCGCCTTACGGGTGATTTTGTCGGTCCGACACTGCTGTATGGGAGTGGTGCTGGAATGGATGCGACTGCCAGCGCGGTGATGGGTGATGTGATTGCAATCAGCAGGGACAAGATTTCCGGGGCGCGGTCACGAGTGCCGATTATGGGGTATTGCGCAGACCAGATAAAGGCATTGCCGATTAAAGCCATGAGCGAAATTATCAGCCATTACTATCTGCGTTTCACAACAATAGATGAACCCGGGGTCTTGGCAAAAATAGCCGGCAGCCTTGGAAAGCACAATATCAGTATTCAATCAATGATCCAGCCTGAATCCCATACGGTTGATTCTGTTCCAATCGTCCTGATGACTCATGCGGCCAAAGAGGCGGATGTCTCATCCGCTTTGCTGGAAATTGAAGATCTGAATATTACTTCGCAGCCGACTCGCCTGATCCGCGTTGAACCGAATCTTTGATAATATCTGAGGTTTGAATTTGTGTGAAACAAGCCGCCTTTTATGGGCGGCTTGTTTGTTTTGTGATCCCGCCAGTTGAAATCTCAGGCTCAACGACGTATCGCTTAATTTTTCGGGTTGTTGTTTTGGGGAATTCATCTTCTCTCAAGGTGAATTTCTTGACTCTCTTGTAGTCAGCGAGATCTTTACCGTAGGTCAAAACTTCTTTGCGGATTAAAGATTCGATTTCAGCGGCACCCATTGGGCCGCCTTCCTGCTCTTTACCCAGGGCAAAAAGAGCTTCTTCTTCAGGGAATATAATGGCGTAGATTTCTTCTGCTGTTGCACTTATTTTGTGTCCATAAACCATGATTTCCGCAATATAGGGACTTTTTAGAAGGTGATTTTCTACTTCTTCGGGATAAACATTTTTACCATTAGGGGTGACGATAAGATTTTTTACCCTGCCACAAATCGAAAGCATATTGTCTTCATCTATCTTCCCCAGATCACCGGTGCGATACCAGCCATTGGATAAAATTTCAGCGGTTGCCTTTGTGTTTTTGTAATAACCAAGCATCACGTTCGGACCCTTAACCCATATTTCTCCTTCTCCATCAGCATTTGGCTTTTCAATGCGAATTTCAACGTCTTCAAGGGGTTCTCCAACGGTCCCGGGTTTGCTTTTTGACGGGCTTTCTGCACTGATAACAGGTGACGTTTCAGTAATGCCATATCCTTGCAACAATGTCAGACCAAGATCCTGGAAGCCTTCAGCAATGTCACGATCAAGAGCGGCACCAACCACTGACAAAGGTGGTTTTGACTCCAACCGCTTGCTGGACTTTTGCTGTCACAATTTTTCGAGTCAGAGGGAACTTGTAAAGAATTCTGGAGCTAGACTTTGATTCAATATTTTTCATGATTCTGCCGTACAGTAAGCGATATACGGCAGGGACTCCAAGAAGAAAGGTCGGTTTTATTTCATTGAGATTATCGCCCAGCTTCTTAATGGACTCGGCAAAGTCAACCTCACCGCCAAGCGAAAGGGGCAGGAGGACACCGCAGACCTGTTCAAAAACGTGGTTGATGGGTAAAAATGAGAGGGTTTTTATCGAACTGTCGAGTTTGAACCTCTGGCAAGCCGCTTGAATATTGCTGACAATGTTCTGGTGGCTGAGCATTGCCCCTTTTGAACGACCAGTGGTCCCTGATGTGTAAAGAATGACAGCTCGATCTTTGGGAATGTGAGTTGCCGGAGGTAACGGGGTATCGTTAAAGATTTCTTTATAGGAGTACAACCGTTGTTCTTTGACTAGCCGGTTGCGCGATATTTCTGTTTCAGACAGAAAATTGGTCGATTTTTTTTTCTTTCCTGGTTGTTCTTTCTGGCCTGTCAGCACGCGGTGTGCTTCGATTGCGGCTTCTTCAACGGGTTTGCAGAGCTCTGGTGCAATATCTAAAGTTTTGACGAGCTCTTTCCATTCTTTGGACAGGTTCTCCATGACGTCAGAAACATCGCTTTGATCAATAACTTCTGACAATGATGCATCAATGAGGATAATTTTTTTGAGTTGCGGT
This window encodes:
- the ribE gene encoding 6,7-dimethyl-8-ribityllumazine synthase, with protein sequence MSKIIEGTLDAKNYRFGIIVSRFNSFISDRLLEGTIDTLTRHGAEEKQMTVVKVPGAFELPLVAKKMADSGKYDALICLGAVIRGGTPHFEYVSAEMTKGIASVSLQSGLPVAFGVLTTDSIEQAIERAGTKAGNKGVEAAMSAIEMVNLLGAV
- the nusB gene encoding transcription antitermination factor NusB; translation: MSNNRRVGREYALKVLFALQLDKDQPKANELLSIFFKNFHFADDILGEPLDAGEISLSTAARLFAEQIVNGVIEFRSVVDKKIVDVAKNWSLERMAPVDLSILRIGTYELLYQPEIPTPVVIDEAIEISKRYGTKDSPSFINGLLDKIAKEARTINRS
- a CDS encoding homoserine dehydrogenase codes for the protein MRTIKVGLLGFGTVGTGVVRNFQRNAETIGKRLCCNVELAKIVDRDVAEDRGVQLEEGVLTADVEDVISNPEIDIVVELFGGYEPAKSFILKAIANGKHIVTANKALMAVHGEEIIAAANRQGVSVMFEAAVGGGIPIISAIKENLCSNEFSSILGILNGTCNFILTKMTESGGDFAPELQKAQDLGYAEADPTFDIEGVDTAHKIALLSALCFGTTVDFDQVYTEGISNIAAIDIQFATQMGYKIKLLAIGKNYGDQIEVRVHPTMIPKSYQLAEVNGVFNAVRLTGDFVGPTLLYGSGAGMDATASAVMGDVIAISRDKISGARSRVPIMGYCADQIKALPIKAMSEIISHYYLRFTTIDEPGVLAKIAGSLGKHNISIQSMIQPESHTVDSVPIVLMTHAAKEADVSSALLEIEDLNITSQPTRLIRVEPNL
- a CDS encoding AMP-binding protein encodes the protein MVGAALDRDIAEGFQDLGLTLLQGYGITETSPVISAESPSKSKPGTVGEPLEDVEIRIEKPNADGEGEIWVKGPNVMLGYYKNTKATAEILSNGWYRTGDLGKIDEDNMLSICGRVKNLIVTPNGKNVYPEEVENHLLKSPYIAEIMVYGHKISATAEEIYAIIFPEEEALFALGKEQEGGPMGAAEIESLIRKEVLTYGKDLADYKRVKKFTLREDEFPKTTTRKIKRYVVEPEISTGGITKQTSRP
- a CDS encoding AMP-binding protein, with the translated sequence MQTIDQLIHLSCQKNTDKVALRYKYKGQWQPLVYSKLWDTVEKLASGLQQLGIKEKEHIALLGSSSPRWVMSYLAILRKGCVAIPIDKELKATELRHILNDSDAQAIFVGQPQFETLLDVIDDLPQLKKIILIDASLSEVIDQSDVSDVMENLSKEWKELVKTLDIAPELCKPVEEAAIEAHRVLTGQKEQPGKKKKSTNFLSETEISRNRLVKEQRLYSYKEIFNDTPLPPATHIPKDRAVILYTSGTTGRSKGAMLSHQNIVSNIQAACQRFKLDSSIKTLSFLPINHVFEQVCGVLLPLSLGGEVDFAESIKKLGDNLNEIKPTFLLGVPAVYRLLYGRIMKNIESKSSSRILYKFPLTRKIVTAKVQQAVGVKTTFVSGWCRS